A stretch of DNA from Chloroflexota bacterium:
GGCGCTGGCGCTCGGGCAGCCGGCCGCGATCCCGTGGTCGCTGCTGGTGGTCAACCTGCTGGCCGTCCTGGTTGGCACGGCGGCAGTACTGGACCTGCTCAAACAGCTGGGGGCGAATCGGTGGCTGGCCGTCGCCTACGCGTTCAGCCCGCCGATCCTCATCGGGGTGTCGGCAGCGCTCGCCGAGCCGACCGCGCTGGCGCTGGTGGCGCTCGGCCTCGCGCTGGTGGTTCGCGGCAAGGACCGAGCGGCAAGCTGCGTCCTGATGCTGGCCGTCCTGGCCCGCGAACCCTCGATCCTGGTCCCCGTGGCGTTTGGCCTGTACGCGCTGGGCCGGCGCGACTGGCGGCGCGGCCTGACCTATCTCGTGCCGCTGGCGGTCCCCGTCCTCTGGCACGTCTCGATTCTGGTGCGACTCGGTGCACTGCCGTCGGCCCAGTCCCCGTCCAACTTCGGCATCCCCTTTGGAGGGGCGTACTACCGCCTGGGCCTGTTGCTCGGGTGGCACGCTCCCGCTCTGGGCGAGCCGCTGCCCGAGGGGAACGTCTGGCCCGAGGCCGTCATCATTCTGACGAGCTGCGCCATCGTGCTGATCGGCCTGACGAAGCTGCTGGAACGGCGCGACGTGTTCGCCTGGGTCTTCTTCCTGCAGGCGGCGCTGGCGCTTGGCACTGGTCCGCTGGTCTGGGCGGACCTCCATAGCTACGGGCGAGTGCTGGGGCTGCTCTACTTGACGTTTGCGTTCAGCCTGCTGACACAGCCAGCCCGGTCGCGCTTTTTTCCCGGTGCGCTCTCTGAGTGGACTATTCAGCTACCTGGAATGACTAAGTCTCGGAACATTGCGACAAAACCCGTCACTCCGGCCGTCACGACCCCGTTGATTTCATTGAAGCGGTCGGAACGGTCGTCCTGACGCGCTGAAGCGACATCATTTTCATCGTCGCGGAGGAATCATGTTCGAAGTTGTGCGGCACTACCTCAACCTGCTGGCGGTCAAGACTGGTAAGGGCCAGGGCCTCGTCGAGTACGCCCTCATCATCGTGTTGATCTCGGTCGTGTCGATCCTGATCCTGGGCACCCTCGGCCAGAGCGTCTCCAGCGTCTTCTCGCAGGCGAACGCGGCGCTGGCTGCGCCGTGATCTGACGCGCGGGAGACCGGGGTCGGCTAAGACTCCAGCATCCCTGACAAGAACAGCCCGCCTGGGAAATCCCAGGCGGGCTGTTCTCGTTGTGAGGCCGCACCCGTTGCGGACCCGCGCGGCATAGACCCAATCGACGGCCTGCTGATAGCCCGAACGGATCAGTCACCCTGTCCTTCTGTACCATTTCTGCGAAATCACCATTATAGCCGTCTCTTTCATGCGTGACACCCCGTTAGTCCTTGGTGGAAGGTCGGAAGCCCATCGGGGGCGGCAACTGGAGCAGCGGGCGGCCGAGGCTCCATCCGACCCGTAGTGAATTGAGGGGACTCATGTTCGACATCGTTCGGCACTACTTGGACCTTCTCACGCTCAAGACCGGTAAGGGCCAGGGTCTCGTCGAGTACGCACTCATCATCGTCCTCATCTCCGTTGTCTCCATCGTGATCCTGGGCACCCTCGGCCAGAGCGTCTCCAGCGTCTTCTCGCAGGCGAACGCGGCGCTGGCCGCCCCGTGATCTCGCGCTCTGGCAGCTAGCGCTGCCGGAGCCAGTGACGCCTGGTTACCCGAGGCGGCCCACCCGAACGTCGGGTGGGCCGCTCGTCGTTTCGGGACCAGCCCTGACCGGCACGGTTGGGGCTGACGCCCGTCGGGGGCCGCGAGCGCTGCGTGGGGGCCGCCCTCCCACACGGGGCGCGTGGCAAGCGTAAGGAACTCACGATTGATGACTCGTCGAGCGTTGGGCAGCGGGGGCGTCTCTCGGCGTCACTCTCTGCCGTTCTTTAGTGCAGAAGCTGTGAGTACCGCTGCCCGGGCGACTGCGTACTCGGTCGTTCGTGCGAGCGGCTGCCTACACAGGTCGTCGGCTATCGGGGTCGGCGAAGGAGGACTCGATGCCAAGCCGGTTCTGGCACTGGCTGCACCAACTCTCCCGCCAGGTGCAGCGTGGGCAGGGCCTTGCTGAGTACGGGCTGCTGTTGGTGCTGATGGCCGTGACCTGCGTCGCGGTCCTGACGACGGTCGGCCAGAGCGTCAACGGGCTGTACTCGCACTTCCAGAGTGTCTTCCCACGGTAGGGGTGGATTCAGCCAACTGAGGCCGGCGCCTGTGCGCCGGCCTCAGCCGGAAGTTGCAGTCGAAGTCGAAGCGGAAGGAAAGAGCAGATGAAGCGACGAGGAGCGTTGGCGCTGATGGCCCTCGGCATCCTCCTCGCGGGTGGAGCGAGCGTCATCGTGCTCGGCATCGCCCGCCAGGCGGGTGAGGCGAGCCGGGCCGTGATTCCCCAGGTCTACGTGGTGATGGCCGTCCGCGAGATTCCAGACGGCGCGGTGGTCGTGCCAGACGCCCTGGTCGTGCGGCCGTTCCCGGCCGACTTCGCCCCACAGGGCGCTATCGTCCAGCCTGAGGCTGCCGTCGGCAAGTTCGCCGTCGGCACGATCTACAAGGATCAGATTCTGCTCAACGGTCACGTCTCGACCGGCAAGAAGGCCTCCAGCATGTCGGACCGCGTGCCAACGGGCAAGGTGGTCGTATGGCTGCCGATGCCAGACCTGCTGGCCGGACAGGTCGGCTTCCGGCCGGGCGACCGCCTCGACATCCTGCTCTCGCTGAAGCTGGTGCAGAACTCGCTGGGGAGCGACGAGGGCGCCGGCGGCAACCTCGGCATGAGCACCCAGACGACGCTGCAGAACGTCGAGATCTTCGCCATTGGCGAGCAGATTCAAGCGGGCGTCCAGGCGACCAGCAGCGGCCTCAGCGCCCGTACGTCGTCCAGCACCCAACCGCTGGCCCTCCTGGTCGATCACCAGGACGCGATCATCATCAAGTACATCAAGGACTCCGGCGGCACCATCGACATCGCGCTGCGCTCCTCAGACGAGGACCGCATCGTTCGGACAGACGCCGTGACGGTGGACAGCATTGCCGAGCGTTTCCGCTTCCGCGTCCCGCAGGAGGTTGGCCAGGCGAAGCCAGCCGCAGGAGTGATGCCGTGAACAACCGAACATCGCGACTCCGCGTGCTGGTCCTGCGTGACCCTGGCTTCCAGCTTGACGGCCATGAGACCGATGTCGGCCCGATCACCTCGATGCTCGAACAGGATCCCACCTTCAAGGTCAGCGAGAGCGCCGCTGGCTACGGCGAGGCGGCGCGAGCCGTCCACCGTGGCGACGTCGACCTGGTGATCGTGGACGAGGTGGCCGGCGATCCAGCAGCCGTGGTCGAGCAGTTGGACGCCGCCGCTCCCGAGATTCCGGTCATCGTCCTGCTCGATCAGGAGACGGCCACCCTGGCGCAAGCCTGTATCCTGGCGGGCGCGCGTGCCTACCTCTTCCGCCCCTTCGAGCCCGGCGACCTGATCGAGATGATCCGCCGCATCTACGAGAAGGAGGATCGGCGGCGGCGCAAGTCCTCTCCACAGGGCGGCTCGAAGAGCGGTCGGATGATCGCGGTGCACGGCCCGAAGGGGGGTGTGGGCACCACCACCATCGCGGTGAACCTGGCGGTGACCATCTACCAGCAGACCGGCTTGCGCGTGGTGCTGGTGGACGGCAGCCTGCTCTCGGGCGATGTCGCCGTTGCGATGAACATCGCCAACGAGAACAGCATTGCCGACATGGTCGCTCACCTGCGCGACCTGGACGGCGATCTGCTGAACGACATCCTGCTGCACCACAACTCGGGGATCTGGGTGCTCCCCGCGCCCTCTGAACTGGAGCGCGCCGAGGTCATCTCCGGCGAGGAGACGACCGCCGTCTTCACCGCCCTGCGCCAGCACTACGACGTCATCGTCGTGGACACGGCCTCGCGGCCAGACGAGCACCTGCTGGCGGCGCTCGACCTCTCGGATGCCGTGCTGGTGGTCTGCACGCCGGAGATCGCCTCGCTCAAGAACGCCGCGCGCTTCCTGGCCCTGGCCCACGAGCTGGGCTACGGCGACGAGAAGCTCAAGCTGACCATCAACCGTCTGAGCAGCGGTGGCTCGATCCCGCTCAAGGATATCGAGTCGAACCTCCGCCACAAGATGGCGTTTGGCCTGCCCAGCGATGGTCTGCCCGTCATCGAGGCGCTGAACGCGGGAGAGCCGGTCGTCCTGATGCGCCCGAGCGCCCGGATGTCCCGGCAGATCCACTCGGTGGCCCACGAGCTCATTCGGCAGCTCGGGCTGTCCGACGAGGAGCCGCAGGCCAAGGGCACAGCCAACGTCGCACCTAAGAAGCGCCCGGGTCTGGGGGTGCTCACCAAGCTCACACGCCGAAAGGCCAGCTAGCCGCCCGCCGGGCGGCGCCGGATTGTCCCGTCCGCGCCGCCCCCGGCGTTGGCCTAGATAGGGGTCAACGACGACCGTTCCCCGTCGACCAACGCCGCGAGACCAGCGCCAGCACTCTGCCCCGTACGCACGCGTGACAAGGACGGACCGACGATGCCATCACCGATTTTTGAGCGGCTCAACGGAGCGCGCACCGAGGCTGATCCGAAGCGCTCCGGCCCGACTCGTCCGACGGAGCGAGCGAAGGAGCAGGCCCAGCCAAACGGTGCACAGCTGAATCGGACCGACTTCGGCGCGCTCAAGTCCCGCATTCAGCGTCGCATCATCGCCGAGCTGGCCCCCGAAGCCGATCTCGGCGGCGTACCCGGCCGCCGGGCCATCGAGGAGCTGTTCAACGACACGCTCGCCGAAGAGGGCATTCCGCTCCCGCGCTTGGAGCGCACGCGCCTCCTCGAAGCGATTATGGCCGAGCTGCTCTCGTTCGGCCCCATCGAGCCGCTCCTGCGCGACGAGTCGATCAGCGAGATCATGGTCAACGGGCCAGATCAGATCTGGGTCGAGCGGAAGGGTCAGCTCGAAGAGACCGATATCCGCTTCGAGAACGACGATCACGTGCGGCGGATCATCGACCGCATCGTGGCGCCGCTCGGCCGCCGCTGCGACGAAGCCTCCCCGATGGTGGACGCCCGTCTGCCTGACGGCTCGCGCGTCAACGCGATCATCCCGCCGATCTCGCTGATCGGACCCGTCATCACCATCCGA
This window harbors:
- a CDS encoding Flp family type IVb pilin; amino-acid sequence: MFEVVRHYLNLLAVKTGKGQGLVEYALIIVLISVVSILILGTLGQSVSSVFSQANAALAAP
- a CDS encoding Flp family type IVb pilin, coding for MFDIVRHYLDLLTLKTGKGQGLVEYALIIVLISVVSIVILGTLGQSVSSVFSQANAALAAP
- the cpaB gene encoding Flp pilus assembly protein CpaB produces the protein MKRRGALALMALGILLAGGASVIVLGIARQAGEASRAVIPQVYVVMAVREIPDGAVVVPDALVVRPFPADFAPQGAIVQPEAAVGKFAVGTIYKDQILLNGHVSTGKKASSMSDRVPTGKVVVWLPMPDLLAGQVGFRPGDRLDILLSLKLVQNSLGSDEGAGGNLGMSTQTTLQNVEIFAIGEQIQAGVQATSSGLSARTSSSTQPLALLVDHQDAIIIKYIKDSGGTIDIALRSSDEDRIVRTDAVTVDSIAERFRFRVPQEVGQAKPAAGVMP
- a CDS encoding AAA family ATPase, which translates into the protein MNNRTSRLRVLVLRDPGFQLDGHETDVGPITSMLEQDPTFKVSESAAGYGEAARAVHRGDVDLVIVDEVAGDPAAVVEQLDAAAPEIPVIVLLDQETATLAQACILAGARAYLFRPFEPGDLIEMIRRIYEKEDRRRRKSSPQGGSKSGRMIAVHGPKGGVGTTTIAVNLAVTIYQQTGLRVVLVDGSLLSGDVAVAMNIANENSIADMVAHLRDLDGDLLNDILLHHNSGIWVLPAPSELERAEVISGEETTAVFTALRQHYDVIVVDTASRPDEHLLAALDLSDAVLVVCTPEIASLKNAARFLALAHELGYGDEKLKLTINRLSSGGSIPLKDIESNLRHKMAFGLPSDGLPVIEALNAGEPVVLMRPSARMSRQIHSVAHELIRQLGLSDEEPQAKGTANVAPKKRPGLGVLTKLTRRKAS